The following proteins are co-located in the Pseudomonas synxantha genome:
- a CDS encoding EAL domain-containing protein — protein MTLSTDLLGPSAAPAQLIRKHYATEMAVERTRLLYQGSLLPTLLMLVNGLVCAWLLWNPEQYLLDSIWLLWLLALVAMRVIQVAAFDSAMPSRQAQPVWRRMFMLGSAVSGLTLSVAAIALVPADSFMHQAWVFGLIGAASLSASVAYAVSLWAFLSFALPCLVPAIAYLFWNGAPQQQGWGVLGLILLASLSLVAWQINRLIQHGLLRRFQNQALIEHLQQAQQRSEQLNLELVREVEQRRQVEQDLREAQVRLQDRVARRSQELDAASLALNKSEARLAMALQASELGLWDWNLQTDEVHHTQLKELFGLEPEYVTAMLSHLKPRLHPDDLPLLKRALVEHLKGRSEDYQVEYRVRHGDGHWVWIQDRGRAVERAPNGRVTRMLGTRRDISASKALEEQQRLASTVFEAASEGIVILDPEYALIAVNQAFSRVTGFDIDDMLGRNVVELPSSRDARRHFPVIRQALLSHGTWQGELVETRKNGELYPQWLQLNVVRDVRGNVSHIVGFFADLSARRESEERMRYLTHYDELTGLANRSLFRERLREAHQRVRQGGRSLALLHINLDRFKLLNDSLGHEVADQLLQKMARRLINALPEADTIARLSGDEFAVLFDAYGNLSSLARVATRLLAKLRVPVTVEGHELVVSASMGVSLLPDNAREISALVSQSNMAMQHAKHLGGNNFQFYTDSLQASTLERLQLENHLRKAIGERHLSVFYQPKLCLATGKLNAAEALIRWEHPQWGMVPPGDFIGLAEETGLIVPLGEFVLRQACWQACEWQRQGLAPIRVSVNLSVHQLRQGKLVSLVRQVLEETGLDSQYLELELTESQLLDSVEHIIATFQQLRDLGVKLAIDDFGTGYSSLSYLKRIPVDYVKIDQTFIRGLGQGREDAAITRAIIAMAHGLALKVVAEGVEDQQQLEFLRGEQCDEVQGYLISQPMPAEGLADLLRKNADFS, from the coding sequence ATGACCCTTAGCACCGACCTGTTAGGCCCCTCGGCGGCGCCTGCGCAGCTCATCCGTAAACACTATGCAACCGAAATGGCGGTCGAGCGCACACGCCTGCTATATCAGGGGTCGCTGCTGCCGACATTGCTGATGTTGGTCAACGGCCTGGTCTGTGCCTGGTTGCTGTGGAACCCCGAGCAATATCTGCTCGATAGCATCTGGCTGCTCTGGTTGCTGGCTCTGGTGGCGATGCGTGTGATTCAGGTGGCGGCCTTTGATTCGGCAATGCCCAGCCGCCAGGCCCAACCGGTGTGGCGGCGTATGTTCATGCTCGGCTCGGCAGTCAGTGGCCTGACCCTGTCCGTCGCGGCTATTGCCCTGGTGCCCGCCGACAGCTTTATGCACCAGGCCTGGGTGTTTGGCCTGATCGGCGCGGCCTCATTATCGGCCAGCGTGGCCTATGCCGTGAGCCTTTGGGCCTTCCTGTCGTTTGCCTTGCCGTGCCTGGTGCCGGCCATCGCCTATCTGTTCTGGAATGGCGCCCCCCAGCAGCAGGGCTGGGGGGTGCTCGGCCTGATCCTGCTGGCGTCCCTGAGCCTGGTGGCCTGGCAAATCAACCGCCTGATCCAACACGGGCTGTTGCGACGCTTCCAGAACCAGGCCCTGATCGAGCATTTGCAACAGGCGCAGCAACGCAGCGAACAATTGAACCTGGAACTAGTGCGTGAAGTCGAGCAGCGCCGCCAGGTGGAGCAGGACTTGCGCGAGGCCCAGGTTCGCCTGCAAGACCGCGTGGCGCGACGCAGCCAGGAGCTGGATGCCGCCAGCCTTGCCCTGAATAAAAGCGAAGCGCGCCTGGCCATGGCCCTGCAAGCCAGCGAACTGGGACTGTGGGATTGGAACCTGCAAACCGACGAAGTCCACCACACCCAACTCAAGGAGCTGTTCGGCCTGGAGCCCGAGTACGTCACGGCGATGCTCAGCCACCTCAAGCCGCGCCTGCACCCCGACGACCTGCCGCTGCTCAAGCGTGCGCTGGTGGAGCATCTCAAAGGCCGTAGCGAGGACTATCAGGTGGAGTACCGGGTGCGCCATGGTGACGGGCATTGGGTGTGGATCCAGGACCGTGGCCGTGCGGTGGAGCGTGCGCCCAACGGCCGCGTGACCCGCATGCTCGGCACGCGCCGCGACATCAGCGCCAGTAAGGCGCTGGAAGAACAGCAACGGCTCGCCTCGACGGTGTTCGAGGCGGCCAGCGAAGGCATCGTGATCCTCGATCCAGAGTACGCGCTGATCGCAGTGAACCAGGCATTCAGCCGTGTCACCGGTTTTGACATCGACGACATGCTTGGCCGCAATGTGGTGGAACTGCCCAGCAGCCGAGATGCGCGACGCCACTTCCCGGTGATCCGCCAGGCGCTGCTCAGCCACGGTACCTGGCAGGGCGAGTTGGTGGAAACGCGCAAGAACGGTGAGCTCTACCCGCAGTGGCTGCAACTGAACGTAGTGCGCGATGTCCGGGGAAACGTCAGTCATATCGTGGGCTTTTTTGCCGATCTTTCGGCGCGGCGCGAGTCCGAGGAGCGTATGCGCTACCTCACTCACTATGATGAACTGACCGGCCTGGCCAACCGCTCGCTGTTTCGCGAACGCCTGCGCGAGGCCCACCAGCGTGTGCGCCAGGGCGGGCGCAGCCTTGCGCTGCTGCATATCAACCTGGACCGCTTCAAGTTGCTCAATGACAGCTTGGGCCATGAAGTGGCCGACCAGTTATTGCAGAAAATGGCCCGGCGTTTGATCAACGCGTTGCCTGAAGCCGACACCATTGCGCGCCTGTCCGGTGACGAGTTTGCCGTGCTCTTCGACGCCTACGGCAACCTGTCGAGCCTGGCACGGGTGGCGACGCGGCTGCTGGCAAAACTGCGTGTACCGGTGACGGTGGAGGGGCATGAGCTGGTGGTTAGCGCCTCAATGGGGGTTAGTCTGCTGCCGGATAATGCGCGGGAAATTTCTGCGCTGGTCAGCCAATCGAATATGGCCATGCAGCACGCCAAGCACTTGGGCGGGAATAATTTCCAGTTTTACACCGACAGTCTGCAAGCCAGCACCCTGGAACGTTTGCAGCTGGAAAACCACCTGCGTAAAGCCATCGGGGAGCGTCATCTGAGTGTGTTCTACCAGCCTAAACTGTGCCTGGCCACCGGTAAGCTGAATGCCGCCGAGGCGCTGATCCGCTGGGAGCATCCGCAATGGGGCATGGTGCCGCCGGGGGACTTTATCGGCCTGGCCGAAGAAACCGGCTTGATCGTGCCGCTGGGCGAGTTCGTGCTGCGCCAGGCGTGTTGGCAGGCTTGTGAGTGGCAGCGTCAGGGGCTCGCGCCGATTCGGGTATCGGTCAACCTGTCGGTGCATCAGTTGCGCCAGGGCAAGCTGGTCAGCCTGGTGCGCCAGGTCCTGGAAGAAACCGGCCTGGACTCGCAATACCTGGAGCTGGAGCTGACTGAAAGCCAGTTGCTCGACAGCGTTGAACACATCATTGCCACCTTCCAGCAGTTGCGCGACCTGGGGGTGAAACTGGCCATCGATGACTTTGGCACAGGTTATTCGTCCCTGAGCTACCTCAAGCGCATTCCGGTGGACTACGTGAAGATCGACCAGACCTTTATCCGTGGCCTTGGCCAGGGGCGTGAGGATGCGGCGATCACCCGTGCAATCATCGCCATGGCCCATGGGTTGGCGCTCAAGGTCGTGGCCGAAGGCGTGGAAGATCAGCAGCAGCTGGAGTTTCTTCGCGGTGAGCAGTGCGATGAAGTGCAGGGTTATCTGATCAGCCAGCCGATGCCGGCCGAAGGGCTGGCGGATTTGTTACGCAAAAATGCAGATTTTTCTTAA
- the uvrD gene encoding DNA helicase II → MRDDLSLLLNSLNDAQRQAVAAPVGRQLVLAGAGSGKTRVLVHRIAWLIQVENASPHSILSVTFTNKAAAEMRHRIEQLMGISPAGMWVGTFHGLAHRLLRAHWQEAGLSQTFQILDSDDQQRLVKRVIRELGLDEQRWPARQAQWFINGQKDEGLRPQHIQASGDLFLATMRSIYEAYEAACLRAGVIDFSELLLRALDLWRDNPGLLAHYQKRFRHILVDEFQDTNAVQYAWLRLLAKGGDSLMVVGDDDQSIYGWRGAKIENIYQYSEDFPDAVTIRLEQNYRSTAGILKAANALIANNTGRLGKELWTDGGEGEAINLYAAFNEHDEARYVVETIESALKTGLARSDIAILYRSNAQSRVLEEALLRERIPYRIYGGQRFFERAEIKNAMAYLRLLEGRGNDAALERVINIPARGIGEKTVEAIRDHARHADVSMWEAMRLLIANKGLTGRAAGALGVFVELIENLAAKCAEMPLHLMTQTVIEQSGLIAYHEAEKGEKGQARVENLEELVSAARAFENTDEDEELTPLAAFLGHASLEAGDTQADEHEDSIQLMTLHSAKGLEFPYVFLVGMEEGLFPHKMSLEEPGRLEEERRLAYVGITRAMQNLVMTYAETRRLYGSETYNKVSRFVREVPKGLIQEVRLSNSVSRPFGGGQQQNSSTMFAGSEIPETPFSLGQQVRHAIFGEGVILNFEGAGAQARVQVNFAEGSKWLMMGYAKLEAV, encoded by the coding sequence ATGCGCGATGATCTCTCTCTTTTGTTGAACTCCCTCAACGATGCCCAACGCCAGGCCGTAGCGGCCCCCGTTGGTCGTCAGTTGGTCCTGGCCGGTGCTGGCTCCGGTAAAACCCGAGTGCTGGTGCACCGTATCGCCTGGTTGATCCAGGTCGAAAACGCGTCCCCACATTCCATCCTGTCGGTGACCTTCACCAACAAGGCCGCTGCCGAGATGCGCCATCGCATCGAGCAGTTGATGGGCATCAGCCCGGCCGGCATGTGGGTGGGCACCTTCCACGGCCTGGCGCACCGCCTGTTGCGGGCGCATTGGCAGGAAGCGGGGCTGAGCCAGACCTTCCAGATTCTCGACAGCGACGACCAGCAACGCCTGGTCAAGCGCGTGATCCGCGAACTGGGCCTCGACGAACAGCGTTGGCCGGCGCGCCAGGCCCAATGGTTTATCAATGGCCAAAAGGACGAGGGCCTGCGCCCGCAGCATATCCAGGCCAGCGGCGATCTGTTCCTGGCTACCATGCGCAGCATTTATGAAGCCTACGAGGCGGCGTGTTTGCGTGCCGGCGTGATCGACTTCTCCGAACTGTTGCTGCGCGCCCTCGACCTGTGGCGTGACAACCCCGGTTTGCTGGCCCATTACCAGAAGCGCTTCCGCCATATCCTGGTAGACGAGTTCCAAGACACCAACGCCGTGCAATACGCCTGGTTGCGCCTGCTGGCCAAGGGCGGCGACAGCCTGATGGTGGTGGGCGATGACGACCAGTCGATCTACGGTTGGCGCGGCGCGAAAATCGAGAACATCTACCAGTACTCCGAAGACTTCCCGGACGCGGTGACCATTCGCCTGGAGCAGAACTACCGCTCCACCGCCGGGATCCTCAAGGCCGCCAATGCCTTGATCGCCAACAATACCGGGCGCCTGGGCAAAGAGCTGTGGACCGACGGCGGCGAAGGCGAGGCGATCAACCTGTACGCGGCGTTCAACGAGCACGATGAAGCGCGCTACGTGGTGGAAACCATCGAAAGCGCGCTGAAAACCGGCCTGGCGCGCAGCGATATCGCGATTCTGTACCGCTCCAACGCCCAATCGCGGGTGCTGGAAGAAGCCTTGTTGCGCGAACGCATTCCCTACCGTATCTATGGCGGTCAGCGCTTCTTCGAACGGGCGGAAATCAAGAACGCGATGGCCTACCTGCGCTTGCTCGAGGGCCGTGGCAACGATGCGGCACTGGAGCGGGTGATCAACATCCCGGCCCGCGGTATCGGCGAGAAAACCGTCGAGGCGATCCGCGACCATGCACGCCATGCCGATGTGTCGATGTGGGAAGCCATGCGTTTGCTGATCGCCAACAAAGGCCTGACCGGCCGCGCCGCCGGGGCCTTGGGTGTGTTTGTCGAGCTGATCGAGAACCTGGCCGCCAAGTGCGCCGAAATGCCCCTGCACCTTATGACCCAGACCGTGATCGAGCAGTCCGGGCTGATCGCTTATCACGAAGCGGAAAAAGGCGAGAAAGGCCAGGCCCGGGTAGAAAACCTCGAGGAACTGGTCAGCGCCGCCCGCGCCTTCGAAAATACCGACGAGGACGAAGAGCTGACGCCGCTCGCCGCCTTCCTGGGCCACGCGTCGCTGGAAGCCGGCGATACCCAGGCCGATGAGCACGAAGACAGCATCCAGCTGATGACCTTGCACAGCGCCAAGGGCCTGGAATTCCCCTACGTATTCCTGGTGGGCATGGAAGAAGGCCTGTTCCCCCACAAGATGAGCCTGGAAGAACCCGGCCGCCTCGAGGAAGAACGCCGCCTGGCCTATGTGGGCATTACCCGGGCGATGCAGAACCTGGTGATGACCTATGCCGAGACCCGACGCCTGTACGGCAGCGAAACCTACAACAAGGTGTCGCGCTTTGTACGTGAAGTGCCGAAAGGGCTGATCCAGGAAGTGCGCCTCTCCAACAGCGTCAGCCGCCCGTTCGGCGGTGGTCAGCAGCAAAACTCCAGCACCATGTTCGCAGGTTCCGAGATTCCGGAAACCCCGTTCAGCCTGGGCCAGCAGGTCAGGCATGCGATCTTCGGCGAAGGGGTGATCCTTAACTTCGAAGGCGCCGGTGCCCAGGCGCGGGTGCAGGTGAACTTCGCCGAAGGCAGCAAGTGGCTGATGATGGGCTACGCGAAACTCGAAGCGGTCTGA
- a CDS encoding Tim44 domain-containing protein — protein MKRFLSIAMALCIGLTMSLDANAKRFGGGKSSGAAPTHQTSQMAPSAGAGGAAATAGAAGAAGAAAKAGGASRWLGPLAGIAAGGLLASMFMGGGFEGMQIFDILILAVIAFVIFRFIAARRRKQQEHLAPAGAPMQREVFEQKPAMGSIFGGSAAPAAAARPVINAPAWFNEERFVEAARSHFQSLQQHWDANEMDKISEFVTPQLLEFLKRERAEIGDAFQSTYIDDLRVQLDGVDDRADKTIATLTFSGVSKTSRFDQGEVFSESWNMERAQGEDQPWLVAGIRQNG, from the coding sequence ATGAAACGTTTTCTTAGCATCGCCATGGCGTTGTGCATCGGCTTGACGATGAGCCTCGACGCCAACGCCAAACGCTTCGGTGGCGGCAAAAGCTCGGGCGCGGCGCCGACTCACCAGACCAGCCAGATGGCTCCAAGCGCCGGTGCCGGCGGTGCAGCCGCCACTGCGGGCGCAGCCGGTGCCGCTGGCGCTGCTGCCAAGGCCGGCGGTGCTTCGCGCTGGCTGGGCCCTCTGGCCGGTATCGCTGCCGGTGGCCTGCTCGCCTCCATGTTCATGGGCGGCGGCTTCGAGGGCATGCAGATTTTCGATATCCTGATCCTGGCCGTCATTGCTTTCGTGATCTTCCGCTTTATCGCCGCCCGTCGTCGCAAGCAGCAGGAGCACCTGGCTCCAGCCGGCGCGCCAATGCAGCGTGAAGTATTCGAGCAGAAGCCTGCCATGGGTTCGATCTTCGGTGGTTCGGCAGCACCTGCCGCTGCCGCCCGTCCGGTGATCAACGCACCGGCCTGGTTCAACGAAGAGCGTTTCGTCGAAGCGGCCCGCAGCCACTTCCAGTCCCTGCAACAACACTGGGACGCCAACGAAATGGACAAGATCTCCGAGTTCGTGACCCCGCAACTGCTGGAGTTCCTCAAGCGCGAACGTGCCGAGATCGGTGACGCGTTCCAGTCGACCTACATCGACGACCTGCGCGTTCAACTGGACGGTGTGGATGATCGCGCCGACAAAACTATCGCCACCCTGACCTTCAGCGGCGTGTCGAAGACCTCGCGCTTCGACCAGGGCGAAGTGTTCAGCGAAAGCTGGAACATGGAACGTGCCCAGGGCGAGGACCAGCCATGGCTGGTGGCCGGTATCCGCCAGAACGGCTGA
- a CDS encoding SMI1/KNR4 family protein — translation MEEIIEQLREANEPVPVPLELPDEDQLVEIEEQLFIDIPFVFREFLLTVSDVVYGSLEPVTVTDPQSHTYLPEVAANAWDAGVDRSMIPICQDGDDYYCVEEDGTVVLWSGEEELVTEETWESVWHWARDVWLES, via the coding sequence GTGGAAGAAATCATCGAACAATTGCGTGAAGCCAACGAACCGGTCCCGGTTCCTTTGGAGCTGCCTGACGAAGACCAACTGGTGGAAATCGAAGAACAACTGTTCATCGACATCCCGTTTGTCTTCCGCGAATTCCTGCTGACCGTCAGTGATGTGGTGTACGGCAGCCTGGAGCCGGTGACCGTCACCGACCCACAATCCCACACCTACCTGCCAGAGGTTGCCGCCAACGCCTGGGATGCCGGCGTTGATCGCAGCATGATCCCGATCTGCCAGGACGGCGATGACTACTATTGCGTCGAGGAAGACGGCACCGTGGTGCTGTGGTCCGGCGAAGAAGAACTCGTTACCGAAGAAACCTGGGAATCGGTATGGCACTGGGCGCGGGACGTCTGGCTGGAAAGCTGA
- a CDS encoding cation:proton antiporter, translating to MHAISFIQDLAVIMLVAGVVTILFHRLKQPVVLGYIVAGFIIGPHTPPFGLIHDEDTIKTLAELGVIFLMFCLGLEFSLRKLFKVGATAFIAAFLEIVLMIWIGYEIGRWFDWSTMDSLFLGAILAISSTTIIVKALNDLKMKDQRFAQLIFGVLIVEDILGIGIIALLSSIAVSGTVSSGEVFSTVGKLSLFMIVALVIGILLVPRLLAYVAKFESNEMLLITVLGLCFGFCLLVVKLEYSMVLGAFLIGAIMAESRQLIKIEGLIEPVRDMFSAIFFVAIGLMIDPHILLQYAWPIAVITVAVVLGKMLSCGLGAFIAGNDGRTSLRVGMGLSQIGEFSFIIAALGMTLQVTSDFLYPVAVAVSAITTLLTPYLIRGADPLSLKIAAVMPKRMSRVFGMYGEWLRSIQPQGEGAMLASMIRKIILQVGVNLALVIAIFFAGSYFAARIGGYLEGWISDPSWQKALIWGGALLLSLPFLIAAYRKLKALSMLLAEMSVKPEMAGRHTQRVRRVIAELIPILSLLVIFLLLAALSASILPTNKLLVLIAVVTAAVAAVLWRWFIRVHTRMQVALLETLDNHKDTQ from the coding sequence ATGCACGCCATCAGCTTTATCCAGGACCTGGCCGTGATCATGCTGGTAGCAGGGGTCGTCACCATCCTGTTTCATCGCCTCAAGCAGCCGGTGGTGCTGGGCTATATCGTCGCGGGCTTCATTATCGGCCCCCATACTCCGCCGTTTGGCCTGATCCACGACGAAGACACCATCAAGACCCTGGCCGAGCTGGGGGTGATCTTCCTGATGTTCTGCCTGGGCCTGGAGTTCAGCCTGCGCAAGCTGTTCAAGGTGGGGGCCACGGCGTTTATCGCGGCGTTCCTTGAGATCGTCCTGATGATCTGGATCGGCTACGAGATCGGCCGCTGGTTCGATTGGAGCACCATGGACTCGCTGTTTCTCGGCGCGATCCTGGCGATCTCCTCGACCACCATCATCGTCAAGGCCCTCAATGACCTTAAGATGAAAGACCAGCGTTTCGCCCAGCTGATTTTTGGCGTGCTGATCGTCGAGGACATCCTGGGTATCGGCATCATTGCCTTGCTGTCGAGCATCGCCGTCAGTGGCACGGTCAGCTCTGGCGAGGTGTTCTCCACGGTCGGCAAGCTGTCCTTGTTCATGATCGTTGCGTTGGTGATCGGCATTTTGCTGGTGCCGCGCCTGCTGGCTTATGTGGCCAAGTTTGAAAGCAATGAGATGCTGCTGATCACCGTGCTGGGCTTATGCTTCGGTTTCTGCCTGTTGGTGGTGAAACTGGAATACAGCATGGTGCTCGGGGCCTTTTTGATTGGCGCGATCATGGCTGAATCCCGTCAATTGATTAAGATCGAGGGCCTGATCGAGCCGGTTCGCGACATGTTCAGTGCAATCTTCTTTGTCGCGATAGGGTTGATGATCGACCCTCATATCCTGCTGCAATACGCCTGGCCGATTGCGGTGATCACCGTGGCGGTGGTGCTGGGCAAGATGCTGTCCTGCGGTCTGGGAGCCTTTATCGCCGGCAATGATGGCCGCACTTCGCTGCGGGTCGGCATGGGGCTGTCACAGATTGGCGAGTTTTCTTTCATCATTGCAGCATTGGGAATGACCCTGCAGGTGACCAGCGACTTCCTGTATCCGGTGGCGGTGGCTGTTTCGGCGATTACCACGCTGCTGACGCCCTACCTGATTCGCGGCGCCGATCCACTGTCATTGAAGATCGCAGCGGTAATGCCCAAGCGCATGAGCCGGGTCTTCGGCATGTATGGCGAGTGGCTGCGCAGCATCCAGCCTCAGGGCGAGGGGGCGATGCTGGCCTCGATGATTCGCAAGATCATCCTGCAAGTAGGGGTCAACCTGGCACTGGTGATCGCGATCTTCTTCGCGGGTAGTTATTTCGCCGCACGCATCGGCGGGTACCTGGAGGGATGGATCAGTGATCCGAGCTGGCAGAAGGCATTGATCTGGGGTGGGGCACTGCTGTTATCGCTGCCGTTCCTGATTGCGGCGTATCGCAAGCTCAAGGCACTGTCGATGTTGTTGGCAGAGATGAGTGTGAAGCCGGAGATGGCCGGGCGGCATACCCAGCGCGTGCGACGGGTGATTGCGGAGCTGATCCCCATCTTGTCACTGCTGGTGATCTTCCTGCTACTGGCAGCCTTGTCGGCCAGCATTCTGCCGACCAACAAGTTGCTGGTGTTGATCGCCGTGGTCACGGCGGCGGTGGCGGCGGTGCTCTGGCGCTGGTTTATCCGTGTGCATACGCGGATGCAGGTGGCCTTGTTGGAAACGCTGGATAACCACAAGGATACGCAGTAG
- a CDS encoding acyl-CoA thioesterase, with the protein MEPGNAQLSMTVLMTPDMANFSGNVHGGTLLKYLDEVAYACASRYAGRYVVTLSVDQVIFREPIHVGELVTFLASVNYTGNTSMEVGIKVVTENIRERSVRHTNSCFFTMVAVDDQRKPAAVPPLQPQNSEDKRRFVQAQQRRQIRQELEKRYQEIKDEAP; encoded by the coding sequence ATGGAACCCGGAAACGCCCAGCTGTCGATGACGGTATTGATGACCCCTGACATGGCCAACTTCTCAGGCAATGTCCACGGCGGCACGCTGCTCAAGTATCTCGACGAAGTGGCCTATGCCTGTGCCAGCCGTTATGCCGGCCGTTACGTGGTGACGCTGTCGGTGGACCAGGTGATTTTTCGCGAGCCGATCCATGTCGGTGAGTTGGTGACTTTCCTGGCGTCGGTCAACTACACCGGCAATACCTCGATGGAAGTGGGCATCAAGGTAGTGACCGAGAACATTCGTGAACGCTCGGTGCGCCATACCAACAGCTGCTTCTTCACCATGGTGGCCGTGGATGACCAGCGCAAACCCGCCGCCGTGCCGCCCTTGCAGCCGCAGAACAGCGAGGACAAACGCCGCTTTGTGCAGGCCCAGCAGCGTCGGCAGATTCGCCAGGAGCTGGAAAAGCGTTATCAGGAAATCAAAGACGAAGCGCCTTAG
- the pdxY gene encoding pyridoxal kinase PdxY: MKRTPHLLAIQSHVVFGHAGNSAAVFPMQRVGVNVWPLNTVQFSNHTQYGQWAGEVLAPQQIPALVEGIAAIGELGNCDAVLSGYLGSAAQGRAILSGVARIKAINPKALYLCDPVMGHPEKGCIVPQEVSDFLLDEAAAMADFLCPNQLELDSFAGRKPQSLFDCLAMAKALLARGPKAVLVKHLDYPGKLPDGFEMLLVTEDGSWHLRRPLLAFPRQPVGVGDLTSGLFLARVLLGDSLVAAFEFTAAAVHEVLLETQACASYELELVRAQDRIAHPRVRFEATPISL; encoded by the coding sequence ATGAAACGCACACCTCATCTGCTTGCGATCCAGTCTCATGTGGTCTTTGGCCACGCCGGAAACAGCGCCGCCGTATTCCCTATGCAGCGGGTCGGGGTGAACGTCTGGCCGCTCAACACGGTGCAATTCTCCAACCACACTCAGTATGGACAATGGGCGGGGGAAGTGTTGGCGCCGCAGCAAATTCCGGCGCTGGTGGAAGGTATTGCCGCGATTGGTGAGCTGGGCAACTGCGATGCGGTGCTGTCCGGCTACCTCGGCAGTGCAGCTCAAGGCCGCGCGATCCTTAGCGGTGTCGCCCGCATCAAGGCGATCAACCCCAAGGCGCTGTACCTGTGTGACCCGGTGATGGGCCACCCGGAAAAGGGCTGCATCGTGCCACAGGAGGTCAGCGATTTCCTGCTGGATGAGGCCGCAGCCATGGCGGATTTCCTCTGCCCCAATCAGCTGGAGCTGGATAGCTTTGCCGGTCGCAAGCCGCAGTCGCTGTTCGATTGCCTCGCAATGGCCAAGGCCTTGCTGGCACGTGGGCCCAAGGCGGTGCTGGTCAAGCACTTGGATTACCCGGGCAAACTGCCGGACGGCTTCGAGATGCTGTTGGTGACCGAAGACGGCAGCTGGCACTTGCGTCGGCCGCTGCTGGCGTTCCCGCGTCAGCCAGTGGGCGTGGGCGACCTGACGTCGGGCCTGTTCCTGGCGCGGGTGCTGCTGGGCGATAGCCTGGTGGCAGCCTTTGAGTTCACCGCCGCGGCAGTGCATGAAGTGCTGCTGGAAACCCAGGCCTGCGCCAGTTATGAACTGGAACTGGTGCGGGCCCAGGATCGCATTGCCCATCCTCGTGTACGCTTCGAAGCCACACCGATCAGTCTGTAA
- a CDS encoding DUF3301 domain-containing protein has protein sequence MLTLGNMFVLMLLATGAAWVWHNHGLRERALERVKQHCAKLDIELLDGAVALKRIGFVKDANGRRRLARVYTFEFTVTGETRHAGIITQFGAHSAQIELAPYPFEAKEPLPTAEVIELSQWRQDHATKNRQ, from the coding sequence ATGCTGACCCTGGGAAACATGTTCGTGTTGATGCTGCTGGCGACCGGCGCCGCCTGGGTCTGGCACAACCACGGCCTGCGTGAGCGCGCGCTGGAGCGGGTCAAGCAGCATTGCGCCAAGCTTGATATCGAACTGCTCGATGGTGCGGTGGCACTCAAACGCATCGGTTTCGTCAAGGATGCCAATGGCCGGCGGCGCCTGGCACGTGTCTACACTTTCGAATTCACCGTGACCGGGGAAACCCGGCATGCCGGGATCATTACCCAGTTCGGCGCCCACAGTGCGCAGATCGAGCTGGCGCCCTACCCGTTCGAGGCCAAGGAGCCGTTGCCCACCGCCGAGGTGATCGAATTGAGCCAATGGCGCCAGGACCACGCGACCAAGAACCGTCAGTAA
- a CDS encoding CobW family GTP-binding protein, whose product MLQNIPTHVIAGPLGAGKTSLIQHLLAQRPANERWAVLINEFGQIGLDAALLTQDDDGIALGEVAGGCVCCVNGAPFQVGLSRLLRKAKPDRLFIEPSGLGHPMQLLKQLREAPWQGVLAVQPCVLVLDAQALAVGKPLPQAQQEALASAGLLVLNKDEALDAAQRQAIEAQLPACAVYWTRQAQLPLERLPGLDAQAQGAVGNFEVPEGLAQMPAIWSDPALPICLSQGQEGGWSIGWRWHPSQQFEISRLHHWLSGLDWRRAKLVIHSVDGWVSANAVDNSPLVWRPSEWRRDSRIELIFSEPQDVATLQEALAACRY is encoded by the coding sequence ATGCTGCAGAATATTCCCACCCACGTGATTGCCGGCCCGTTGGGCGCCGGCAAGACCAGCCTGATCCAGCACCTGCTCGCCCAGCGCCCGGCCAACGAGCGCTGGGCGGTGCTGATCAATGAGTTCGGCCAGATCGGCCTGGACGCGGCCTTGCTCACCCAAGACGATGATGGCATCGCCCTCGGTGAAGTGGCCGGGGGCTGCGTGTGCTGTGTGAATGGTGCACCGTTCCAGGTCGGGCTGAGCCGCTTGCTCCGTAAGGCCAAGCCGGATCGGTTGTTTATCGAACCTTCGGGCCTGGGCCATCCGATGCAGTTGCTCAAACAGCTGCGAGAGGCGCCATGGCAAGGCGTGCTGGCGGTACAGCCCTGTGTCCTGGTGCTGGATGCCCAGGCCTTGGCGGTGGGGAAGCCTTTGCCGCAGGCACAGCAAGAGGCATTGGCCAGCGCCGGCCTGCTGGTGCTGAACAAGGACGAGGCGCTGGATGCAGCACAACGTCAGGCGATTGAAGCGCAATTACCCGCATGCGCAGTGTATTGGACACGCCAGGCGCAATTGCCGCTTGAGCGGTTGCCAGGCTTGGATGCGCAGGCCCAAGGCGCTGTGGGTAACTTCGAGGTCCCTGAGGGGCTGGCGCAAATGCCGGCCATCTGGAGTGATCCTGCGCTGCCGATCTGTCTGAGCCAGGGCCAGGAGGGCGGCTGGAGTATCGGCTGGCGTTGGCACCCGAGCCAGCAATTCGAGATCAGCCGTCTGCATCATTGGCTATCAGGCCTCGACTGGCGGCGTGCCAAACTGGTTATCCACAGTGTCGACGGCTGGGTCTCGGCCAACGCTGTGGATAACAGCCCTCTAGTTTGGCGACCCAGCGAATGGCGGCGGGATTCGCGGATTGAATTGATCTTCAGCGAGCCACAGGATGTGGCCACCTTGCAGGAAGCACTGGCAGCCTGTCGTTACTGA